From a single Arachis hypogaea cultivar Tifrunner chromosome 3, arahy.Tifrunner.gnm2.J5K5, whole genome shotgun sequence genomic region:
- the LOC140183341 gene encoding uncharacterized protein: protein MANVRPFRPLKLYIATFKDTIGCMLAQDGEDGHERAVYYLSRVLIDIEMRYSPIKKLCLSLYHACMKLKCYMVAKSVKVIAQTDIIKYMLSFPMLRGHLGEWMLALMEFDLQYVPAKTVKGQVIANFLVDNSKDLNDQGANIVDVEVNYWKLYFDGSKHKDGAGVGILIITPEGIPSEFLFELKYHCFNNVSKYEALILGLEILIDKGALEVQILGDSQLVLKQLSKEFKCNNETLQKYLVTAWELLTSFQKVSLVHIPRIHNEFANELAQIASRYRIGPETIKKLSSIHQILVPANEREVLCMNEWEDSNWRKTITKDLKDPNTTVDRKIKLRAMNFVLLADELYKKGIDGSLMRCLSREDQNITLGEVHNGICGAYWCGIL from the coding sequence ATGGCGAATGTTCGTCCATTTAGACCTTTAAAATTGTACATTGCTACATTTAAAGATACTATAGGGTGTATGTTAGCCCAGGACGGTGAAGACGGACATGAGAGGGCAGTTTACTACCTTAGTCGAGTCTTAATTGATATCGAGATGAGGTATTCCCCGATCaaaaaattatgtttgtcattATATCATGCTTGTATGAAGTTAAAATGTTATATGGTGGCTAAATCGGTAAAGGTGATAGCACAGACTGATATTATTAAGTATATGCTTAGTTTCCCTATGCTAAGGGGGCATTTGGGGGAATGGATGTTAGCATTAATGGAATTCGATTTGCAGTATGTCCCAGCAAAGACTGTTAAAGGACAGGTCATTGCAAATTTTCTTGTGGATAATTCGAAAGATCTGAATGACCAAGGGGCAAATATAGTTGATGTAGAGGTCAACTATTGGAAATTATATTTCGATGGATCTAAGCACAAAGATGGTGCAGGGGTTGGAATCCTCATTATCACACCAGAGGGTATTCCGTCAGAATTTTTGTTCGAATTAAAGTATCATTGCTTTAATAATGTCTCTAAATATGAGGCTTTAATTTTAGGTCTCGAAATTTTAATCGACAAAGGAGCTTTAGAGGTTCAAATTCTAGGGGATTCACAATTGGTTTTAAAGCAGTTGTCAAAGGAGTTTAAATGTAATAATGAGACGTTACAGAAATATTTAGTAACTGCTTGGGAGTTGTTAACGTCTTTTCAAAAGGTATCTTTGGTACATATCCCTAGAATTCATAATGAATTTGCCAATGAGCTGGCTCAAATTGCTTCGAGGTATCGAATTGGCCCAGAAACTATTAAGAAGTTATCTAGTATCCATCAAATTTTAGTACCAGCAAATGAAAGAGAAGTGTTGTGTATGAATGAGTGGGAGGACTCTAATTGGAGAAAGACTATTACTAAAGATTTGAAAGATCCCAATACTACAgtcgatagaaaaataaaattacgagcaatgaattttgttttattggcTGATGAATTATATAAAAAAGGGATTGATGGAAGTTTGATGAGATGTTTGAGTCGGGAAGATCAGAATATTACTTTGGGTGAAGTTCATAATGGAATTTGTGGTGCTtattggtgcggtattttataa
- the LOC112789938 gene encoding rab GTPase-activating protein 22-like, whose translation MWRDPGVPADSFYEVRPECTDVPKSRFRIKAGKTLSERKWKAAFSPEGYLDIGKTLSRIHRGGIHPSIRGEVWEFLLGCYDPRSTIEERDEIRERRREQYAKWKEVCQNLFPLVGSGRFITAPVITEDGQPIHDPLVLLETHPDNGVIVPTPEAANAKPSCTAERVTDKRIIQWMLTLHQIGLDVLRTDRTLVFYEKKENLAKLWDILAVYAWIDTDVGYCQGMSDLCSPMIMLLSDEADAFWCFERLMRRLRGNFRCTDSSVGVEAQLTNLAEITQIIDPKLHQHLEHLGGGDYLFAFRMLMVLFRREFSFCDSLYLWEMMWALEYDPNLFWVYEEAEAEKSEEAKLRLKSMRHYGKYEREYMKNGAAKDAHPPLPISIFLVASVLKEKSAVLLQQARGLDDVVKILNDVNGNLDAKKACIAALKLHKKYLKKQAQQKALKAAAS comes from the exons ATGTGGAGAGATCCTGGAGTTCCTGCTGACTCTTTCTATGAAGTCCGCCCTGAATGCACTGATGTCCCCAAGTCTCGATTTAGAATCaag GCTGGTAAGACTCTAAGTGAAAGAAAGTGGAAAGCTGCATTTTCTCCAGAAGGATATTTAGATATAGGAAAGACTCTAAGCCGAATTCATCGTGGG ggaATCCATCCATCAATTAGAGGAGAAGTTTGGGAATTTCTACTTGGTTGCTATGATCCCAGGAGCACCATTGAGGAAAGAGATGAGATAAGGGAGCGCAGAAG GGAACAATATGCTAAATGGAAGGAAGTATGCCAAAACCTGTTTCCTCTGGTAGGAAGTGGGAGATTTATTACAGCACCTGTAATTACTGAAGATGGTCAACCAATTCATGATCCTTTGGTTCTTTTGGAAACACATCCTGACAATGGAGTAATTGTTCCAACTCCTGAGGCTGCCAATGCCAAACCTTCATGCACTGCTGAAAGGGTCACTGACAAGAGAATCATTCAATGGATGCTAACCCTCCATCAAATAG gTCTTGACGTGCTTCGAACTGATAGAACACTAGTTTTTTATGAGAAGAAAGAGAACTTGGCCAAATTGTGGGATATTCTTGCTGTCTATGCTTGGATAGATACTGATGTTGGCTATTGTCAAG GAATGAGTGATCTGTGCTCCCCTATGATAATGCTTCTAAGTGACGAAGCTGATGCATTTTGGTGCTTTGAGCGTCTAATGCGTAGACTG agaGGAAACTTTAGATGCACCGATAGCTCTGTGGGGGTGGAGGCTCAACTAACCAATCTAGCTGAGATTACTCAAATAATTGATCCTAAACTTCATCAACATTTAG AGCATCTTGGTGGTGGTGACTATCTCTTCGCTTTTCGAATGTTAATGGTTCTATTTCGTCGAGAATTTTCCTTTTGTGATTCGTTGTACCTCTGGGAG ATGATGTGGGCTCTAGAATATGATCCAAACTTGTTCTGGGTGTATGAAGAGGCAGAAGCAGAAAAATCAGAGGAAGCAAAACTAAGATTAAAGTCAATGCGTCATTATGGGAAGTATGAGAGAGAGTACATGAAGAATGGAGCAGCAAAAGATGCTCATCCTCCTCTTCCCATTTCTATTTTCCTTGTTGCCagtgttttaaaagaaaaaagcgCCGTACTTCTCCAGCAAGCACGTGGCTTGGATGATGTTGTCAAG aTATTGAATGATGTAAATGGAAATCTTGACGCCAAAAAGGCTTGTATTGCGGCACTTAAACTTCAcaagaaatatttgaaaaag CAAGCACAGCAGAAAGCACTGAAAGCCGCAGCATCATAG